A DNA window from Verrucomicrobiota bacterium contains the following coding sequences:
- a CDS encoding ABC transporter permease, with amino-acid sequence MKKNRLFDALLWLVLLWAFIGLFYTPYDPQSQAFTEDRLTGPTASHLLGIDGLGRDLFSRIWLGSGHSIGMGVLATLGNLSLAGLLLFLEQKSPGWVSRFLLSFISGWLAIPVLFIALLLLVYFDQGPRTLIVAAALGNVPFTFRQLRVLWRHQRETLYVQASRVLGSRSWNLFRKTIWPNLRPDVVGLSKLIFAFSLLEVSGLAFLGLIGDPDFAELGSILRQNKSYLLADPWQVIWPGAFLSAVLWLVQLSRSEAE; translated from the coding sequence ATGAAGAAGAATCGCTTGTTCGATGCTCTACTGTGGCTTGTGCTTTTATGGGCCTTTATCGGACTTTTTTACACACCGTACGATCCGCAATCCCAAGCCTTCACCGAGGATCGACTCACAGGTCCAACCGCCAGCCATTTGTTGGGAATCGATGGCCTTGGTCGTGATCTGTTCAGCAGAATCTGGTTAGGGTCTGGTCACTCGATAGGCATGGGCGTTCTGGCAACCTTGGGAAATCTTTCGCTTGCCGGTCTTCTGCTATTCCTTGAGCAAAAATCGCCAGGCTGGGTAAGTCGTTTTTTACTCTCGTTCATATCAGGTTGGTTGGCCATTCCCGTGTTGTTCATCGCGCTCTTATTGCTCGTTTACTTTGATCAAGGGCCCCGAACCCTCATTGTGGCCGCTGCGTTGGGAAACGTGCCATTTACCTTCCGTCAGTTGCGAGTGCTTTGGCGTCACCAGCGCGAAACCCTCTACGTTCAGGCCAGCAGGGTATTGGGTTCGCGGTCCTGGAATTTATTTCGCAAAACCATCTGGCCAAACTTGCGGCCCGATGTGGTCGGGCTCAGTAAACTCATCTTTGCGTTTTCCCTCCTTGAGGTAAGTGGACTGGCCTTTCTTGGACTGATCGGTGATCCCGACTTTGCAGAACTCGGATCCATTCTTCGTCAGAACAAAAGCTACCTGCTTGCCGATCCGTGGCAGGTCATTTGGCCCGGAGCATTTTTATCCGCCGTTTTGTGGTTGGTTCAGCTATCCAGATCCGAAGCGGAATAG